In Musa acuminata AAA Group cultivar baxijiao chromosome BXJ2-10, Cavendish_Baxijiao_AAA, whole genome shotgun sequence, a genomic segment contains:
- the LOC135625359 gene encoding uncharacterized protein LOC135625359, whose product MAARWRAGKPSPRRLDSRLTTIATLLTYSNLFHHPTTFFSLYIRIHLSANHKACPPLATMTLAFLPEALRAVLLVQRPLLLYAAAWAAFLTATVAVTSFAPELAFVWAVMPSSSFSSACTAAAGGPAVRVPTEGPPREVVCVPAGLFARSRMDLVVPPLFAALVVGGSTCFIRAVGLWEPEEEAIA is encoded by the coding sequence ATGGCAGCGCGGTGGCGCGCAGGTAAACCGTCACCGCGTCGTTTAGACTCTCGTCTCACCACCATCGCCACTTTGCTCACCTACTCAAACCTGTTTCACCATCCCACTACTTTCTTCTCTCTCTATATACGCATCCATCTCTCTGCGAACCATAAAGCTTGCCCACCTCTTGCCACGATGACGCTCGCGTTCCTCCCCGAGGCATTGCGGGCGGTGCTCCTCGTCCAGCGGCCGCTGCTCCTCTACGCCGCGGCATGGGCGGCCTTCCTCACCGCGACGGTGGCCGTCACGTCCTTCGCGCCGGAGCTTGCCTTCGTATGGGCCGTCATGCCATCTTCGTCCTTCTCCAGCGCGTGTACTGCCGCGGCCGGCGGCCCGGCCGTGAGGGTCCCGACGGAGGGGCCGCCGCGGGAGGTGGTGTGCGTCCCGGCGGGGCTCTTCGCGCGGTCGCGGATGGacctggtggtaccgcccctcttCGCCGCCTTGGTCGTCGGCGGCTCCACTTGCTTCATCCGGGCCGTCGGTCTGTGGGAGCCCGAGGAGGAAGCCATCGCGTGA
- the LOC103969936 gene encoding probable ADP-ribosylation factor GTPase-activating protein AGD6, with protein sequence MQQYLTLNLLQSTKASERIGIHERCKPQNREGKEESSLHFPKPTPPSSSHYHHSLFLPSARTDVSRIDLHFVAAVMSSSSSSAALRRLRALQSEPGNGTCVDCRQRNPQWASVSYGVFICLECSGKHRGLGVHLSFVRSVTMDSWTEPQLRRMECGGNDRLNAFLARRGVHRGVNVTAKYSSGAAAVYRDRIQALAEGRPWKDPPVVKESTEPSARKPPKSPSGWDKWDDENDDHLCRSSSSAASNMRRNQSVGDLQKGTGVGCETSLRSRSTEDLVTMSQHPGDKECFFAMKMAENKARPEGIPPSQGGKYVGFGSSPTQPQRSASSQDDLISVVSQGFGRLSMVAASAAQSAATVVQASTKELTSKVMEAEVNGTVNTVATRTTEIGHRTWGIMKGVMAMATQKVEEFAKEGMAWNEDDVGGHQEEIGQASKGGNSGQDHAPAKPSWGDWEEEEEEEHGKQADGQESWAGWDDTDDDEKESDGRSAAGKRSNQKASG encoded by the exons ATGCAACAATACTTGACGTTGAATCTGTTGCAGTCCACGAAAGCTTCCGAACGAATAGGCATCCATGAACGATGCAAGCCACAGAATCGAGAAGGAAAGGAGGAAAGCTCGCTCCATTTCCCCAAACCAACCCCTCCTTCCTCCTCCCATTACCATCATTCCCTCTTCCTCCCGAGCGCGAGAACAGACGTTTCTCGGATCGACCTCCACTTCGTTGCAGCTGTAAtgtcgtcgtcgtcctcctcggcCGCGCTGCGGCGGCTCCGCGCGTTGCAATCGGAGCCGGGCAACGGCACGTGCGTCGACTGCCGGCAGAGGAACCCGCAGTGGGCCTCCGTCTCCTACGGCGTCTTCATATGCCTCGAGTGCTCCGGCAAGCACCGCGGCCTCGGTGTGCACCTCAGCTTCGTCCGCTCCGTCACCATGGACTCCTGGACCGAGCCCCAGCTACGGAGGATGGAGTGCGGCGGCAACGACCGCCTCAACGCCTTCCTTGCCCGACGTGGGGTCCACAGGGGGGTAAACGTCACCGCCAAGTACAGCTCCGGCGCGGCCGCCGTCTACCGCGACCGCATCCAGGCCCTCGCCGAGGGCCGACCCTGGAAGGACCCGCCCGTCGTCAAGGAATCCACCGAACCCAGCGCAAGGAAGCCGCCGAAGAGTCCATCTGGGTGGGACAAGTGGGACGACGAGAATGACGACCACCTCTGCCGATCGTCATCGTCGGCGGCTTCGAACATGAGGAGGAATCAGTCAGTGGGCGACCTTCAAAAAGGGACCGGAGTTGGGTGCGAGACGTCGTTGAGATCTCGGTCCACGGAGGACCTCGTCACCATGTCGCAGCACCCGGGGGACAAGGAGTGCTTCTTCGCGATGAAGATGGCGGAGAACAAAGCTCGGCCGGAGGGGATTCCCCCCTCACAGGGCGGCAAGTACGTCGGGTTCGGTTCGAGCCCGACGCAGCCCCAACGAAGTGCTTCTTCTCAAGATGACTTGATCTCTGTTGTTTCTCAG GGATTTGGGCGGCTTTCCATGGTTGCTGCTTCTGCTGCACAGTCTGCAGCTACTGTCGTGCAAGCAAGCACAAAGGAGCTGACCTCCAAG GTGATGGAGGCGGAGGTCAATGGAACGGTGAACACAGTTGCCACAAGAACCACTGAAATTGGACACAGGACATGGGGAATCATGAAGGGAGTAATGGCGATGGCGACGCAGAAGGTGGAGGAGTTCGCCAAGGAGGGAATGGCATGGAACGAGGACGACGTCGGTGGGCACCAAGAGGAGATCGGGCAGGCGAGCAAGGGTGGTAACTCCGGACAGGACCATGCCCCGGCGAAGCCCTCATGGGGTgactgggaggaggaggaggaggaagagcacGGCAAGCAAGCCGACGGTCAAGAGAGTTGGGCGGGATGGGATGACACCGACGATGATGAAAAGGAGAGCGACGGTCGCAGCGCAGCGGGCAAGAGAAGTAATCAGAAAGCCAGCGGGTGA